In Plasmodium gaboni strain SY75 chromosome 7, whole genome shotgun sequence, the following are encoded in one genomic region:
- a CDS encoding hypothetical protein (conserved Plasmodium protein, unknown function), with protein MSTHISDEEPEGGNFDQKNKISSHEKNQIINNFIINYNLKKENYTESEKGNEINKINDMHEINKINDINDINEINKINDINEINKINDINEINKINDINDINDINQINQINGINQIVNRKKNMDTVYKNIINMSNNMTQMYNSMNNMSHNMINASNDMMDISGNITSHINSMNNKTNYIMSNHLNSIENETNNMITSQINIINHKPYITTNHINNNDKNQSNNICSHIPSNINNNSMAKHNDINNSYVNVLYFRKLKLNKKLFEKLKNKNIVIYLKYKDSTCTSEKIEITDPEINNLYLCFLITEPFLENEKKIIKIYIKCFKDGKYKILSFGFVELNFIDFSEKFYRKKSYMLCYDKKNNKYIFGYFILILANQIKWKVCDNKVFYEYIKKSYFVSNRKNYDQQIFYICKKIQKKLLQSYYNNTTNPYTYLHNQALLKHFSVTHSCPGTFSLNTSKKKNSYDRYKKENHIETNNQNYLHDIKKSKSLIPLNLMQNEILYPQLSHDNYKIKSMAHNNHNITNYTTYKEKWGDENLYEMKKKNSIQEQNNMLMNSKGLENQTTEKVLLNHEENETIKCYKDNHQIKNDYESDHNCDIKPYYENENINEYKDNHQIKNDYESDQNCDINPYYENENINEYKDNHQMKNDCESDQHYNFKTLNIKQVTNQIEDIKSEQNNVYSNITENPFFNTDEYEINHSFNNIGEYHDTEKNEYIKNKVDNEEEESIEKNIFDNIICEKLENILNNDIESFIQEIQFILEHLKKKIIKKNDYFLNELKKDHIYEYNEQLHSKYKNENNEEYTLEDYINKSKYNNNVKNDIMSILQNCLNTTLLYIKCILKDTNINKQEKNIFAAYENIIKNIKQALSHYVMENETFNHDILNKDILNENKNISLHTSVTKSINSITNKNCKLTKMEIQENQMESCKEKYIDHYNKTTNVLKEKNNINSYISSDETLSTSSLSSCSNESHKKIKHMSRQIEYFKMNSYINENISSAFKYYELKWKNKLAKIGAYI; from the coding sequence atgagtACTCATATCAGTGATGAAGAACCAGAAGGAGGGAATTTTgatcaaaaaaataaaataagtagtcatgaaaaaaatcaaattataaacaactttattattaattataacttgaaaaaagaaaattatacTGAAAGTGAAAAAGgaaatgaaataaataaaataaatgatatgcatgaaataaataaaataaatgatataaatgatataaatgaaataaacaaaataaatgatataaatgaaataaacaaaataaatgatataaatgaaataaacaaaataaatgatataaatgatataaatgatataaacCAAATAAACCAAATAAATGGAATTAATCAAATTGtaaatagaaaaaaaaatatggacacagtttataaaaatattataaacatGTCAAACAATATGACCCAAATGTATAATAGTATGAACAACATGTCACACAATATGATCAATGCTTCAAATGATATGATGGATATTTCAGGAAATATAACTAGTCATATAAATAGcatgaataataaaactaATTATATCATGAGCAACCATTTAAATAGTATCGAAAAtgaaacaaataatatgataacTAGCCAAATAAACATCATAAATCATAAACCATATATTACAACCAATCATATAAACAATAACGATAAGAACCAATCAAACAATATCTGTAGCCATATACCGTctaatattaataataactCCATGGCAAAACATAACGATATAAACAACTCTTATGTAAATGTTCTATACTTtagaaaattaaaattaaataaaaaattattcgaaaaattaaaaaataaaaatatcgtaatatatttaaaatataaagatagCACTTGTACTAGTgaaaaaatagaaataacAGATCCTGAgattaataatttatatttatgttttttaatAACAGAACCGTTTCTAGAAAAcgaaaagaaaattattaaaatatatatcaaatgttttaaagatggaaaatataaaatattatccTTTGGTTTTGTCgaattaaattttattgATTTCAGTGAAAAattttatagaaaaaaaagttatatGTTATgttatgataaaaaaaataataaatatatttttggttatttcatattaattctagcaaatcaaataaaatggaaggtatgtgataataaagtattttatgaatatatcAAAAAGTCATATTTTGTTTCTAATCGAAAGAATTATGACCAgcaaatattttatatatgtaaaaaaatacaaaaaaaattattacaatcatattataacaaCACAACTAATccatatacatatttacataatcaagctttattaaaacattttaGTGTTACACATAGTTGCCCAGGTACTTTTAGTCTAAATACTTctaaaaagaaaaattcATACGATAGATACAAAAAGGAAAATCATATAGAAACAAATAATCAAAATTATCTTCatgatattaaaaagtCTAAATCATTAATACCTTTGAATCTTATGCAAAATGAGATATTATATCCCCAATTATCTCATGacaattataaaataaagagCATGGCACATAACAATCATAATATAACCAATTATACAACgtataaagaaaaatggggagatgaaaatttatatgaaatgaaaaaaaaaaattctatTCAAGAgcaaaataatatgttaatGAATTCTAAGGGTCTAGAAAATCAAACGACAGAAAAAGTATTATTAAATcatgaagaaaatgaaacGATTAAATGTTATAAAGACAATCATCAAATCAAAAATGATTATGAAAGTGATCATAATTGTGATATCAAACCatattatgaaaatgaaaatattaatgaatACAAGGATAATCACCAAATCAAAAATGATTATGAAAGTGATCAAAATTGTGATATCAATCCatattatgaaaatgaaaatattaatgaatACAAAGATAATCATCAAATGAAAAATGATTGTGAAAGTGACCAacattataattttaaaacccttaatataaaacaagTCACAAATCAAATAGAAGATATTAAGAGTGAACAAAATAACgtatattcaaatataaCAGAAAACCCCTTTTTTAATACCGATGAATATGAAATTAATCATTCATTCAATAATATAGGTGAATATCATGAtacagaaaaaaatgaatatataaaaaataaagtaGATAATGAAGAAGAGGAATcaatagaaaaaaatatttttgataatattatatgtgaaaagttagaaaatattctaaataatgatattgAAAGTTTTATACAAGAGATACAATTCATACTTGAAcatttaaagaaaaaaataataaaaaaaaatgattatttcttaaatgaattaaaaaaggatcatatatatgaatataatgAACAACTGCATTCCAAATacaaaaatgaaaataacGAAGAATATACATTAGaagattatataaataaatccaaatataataataatgtaaaaaatgatattatgAGTATATTACAAAATTGCTTAAATACCactttattatatattaaatgtattttaaaagatactaatataaataagcaagaaaaaaacatttttgcagcatatgaaaatatcattaaaaatataaaacaagCCTTATCTCATTATGTAATGGAAAATGAAACATTTAATcatgatatattaaataaagacatattaaatgaaaataaaaatatttctttacATACCTCTGTTACAAAATCAATAAACTCTATTACAAACAAAAATTGTAAATTAACAAAAATGGAAATTCAAGAAAATCAAATGGAGTCAtgtaaagaaaaatatatcgatcattataataaaacaacAAATGTGCtaaaagaaaagaataaCATAAATTCATACATAAGTAGCGATGAAACTTTAAGTACTTCATCATTATCAAGTTGTTCAAATGAATCtcacaaaaaaataaaacatatgAGTAGACAAAtagaatattttaaaatgaattcatatattaatgaaaatatatcaaGCGCTTTCAAATATTATGAACTGAAATGGAAGAATAAATTGGCTAAAATTGGGgcatatatatga
- a CDS encoding hypothetical protein (conserved Plasmodium protein, unknown function) yields MMFPCINNIYRIKKIINVKSKRLCNYFFSEPFIFNFENLESLKKIKQPTVNDSSSQKINQDKHIEEYEERLKNYSCTTTNSSSDNIKGYNNFIDDYSNFDKDALKKTRKVYNIVERKLRKFENTPLNKYFYIFYKNEKYLSELEIIHIVYLALKNRKYHLLDKDDQININSHTDIIFNKEQLNKTPNHNNIEDISYNIDVSSYNIKESKVEYYDKNKVCEKYNSYDNNILEAYDTGNVSYEENIKNDIPNNLNNIKEIKTKELYTTNHDNNNNNYYYYNIKIEEKGENDYVYKLLYTLNNKLKLYQNYIINFTIKDIYKLSYCQHYYNLYNNKFIPLYLCAFLKREINYIKQNKNIYEIKDHNQLDFLLNLLILEKKNLNTYFIQILYDYLFNIIKKENLFSITCKHVCLLLNINRFESTKYDMFFFLHMERDKDIMRKLSLKDINYLLYYQLKNEINIVKNVDTTNNTENLNDTYNYNNNNNICNYNNNNFYCMKWLSLFFGTIINKCTHMNNSEINLEMIQNIHLFSQILLHYDYSKQYSNIYDTYLELIYNVYSYINLKVNNFVQNIKNNNFNINFFITLSLALSVIKNNININDNFYVFLFYLINDKKIKHMDVNHWIYILYFIHFCNFKRNIYYKQNILYKKDIMKVIYICDNNHVGHMNTYIPFDDNFMYSYIMDKLKNIYSYHEKGTNDIYIFKDLKQNYSYNITNNHKHVQEDNLSIDKENGKKKMDIYHTKKAIIIDEYNNICSNTHNICNDKKLSMIEHNKEKINQPHVVHMNIQQHDNIYLKEENIKIICDQKKNNIDNNIINKNYDNNINVHNKSYYMNILDILILLKHKKKDNNFYKHLLLLFNKNIFKYYNIHIFHIDKILVTFSQLNINKSHISLNIFNLLENIKNNIIHNNNYIKQEHYFYHSLSNILLSLVELNMLKIIDLNIFEKNILNNLNNMNINSLLVLIQYYILKGNTCCNNINIIIILLLNYITKKYTSLHKQQPYEEINKKNAQNIYLDWYDIKNDKHYDIIKTYLLKNDEENCNEEKNKRDVLYKHTKNYNETIKDINKKNTDQYQTNNLYEDLINPYNFHFHKIDQDDFYEYLLLRFVFINIFTHSNIIQENIKYHMKEYEPRILNNFNKMIWHLKNNFEGIININLYTEEERNKKIMEYDKSEYLRISHSNIQNQHMLNTTKKENIHNNKHINNDSINIYKDVTTYSDYDQIKEHYIYNDKHYYKNNNNNNNNNILSKKNFFLILNYFLYIFNHNLNILIKEKNLLECILLQLVHVKKFKNTYYNYKYLFLYRKLILSLIYDMEKKQKTKMNYLLNPEVYEEQKKKTLDIQQTEYHKCINIIRHFNYICEKNKKNKIQKNIFYNYLQKYNFLHIYNDEQYKNYKILDNEHILYNLNSDILNIYINAPLFNYIIPIVIQTKNKSLAIHYIWNNEENLDTYMVLYNIMKTFLISYNYDIILIKTSDMNNVNISNKCQEISS; encoded by the coding sequence ATGATGTTTCCTTGCataaataacatatatagaataaaaaaaataataaatgtaaaaagTAAAAGGCTTTGCAACTATTTTTTCAGTGAACCATTTATATTCAACTTTGAAAATTTGGAaagtttaaaaaaaataaaacagCCCACTGTAAATGATTCCTCCTcacaaaaaataaatcagGATAAACATATAGAAGAATATGAAGAACgtttaaaaaattatagtTGTACTACTACTAATAGTAGtagtgataatataaaaggTTACAATAATTTCATAGATGACTACAGCAATTTTGATAAAGATGCTTTAAAGAAAACGAGAAAAGTATATAACATTGTCGAGCGAAAATTGAGAAAATTTGAAAACACTcctttaaataaatatttctatatattttacaaaaatgaaaaatatttatcaGAACTTgaaataatacatattgtatatttggctttaaaaaataggaaatatcatttattaGATAAGGATgatcaaataaatattaattcaCATACTgacataatatttaataaagaacaattaaataaaacaccaaatcataataatatagaagatatatcatataatattgatgtaagttcatataatataaaagagTCTAAAGTTGAATATTATGACAAAAATAAAGTGTgtgaaaaatataattcgtatgataataatatattagaGGCATATGATACAGGAAATGTATcatatgaagaaaatataaaaaatgatattccaaataatttaaataatataaaagaaataaaaacGAAGGAGTTATATACAACAAAtcatgataataataataataattattattattataatatcaaAATTGAAGAAAAAGGAGAAAATgattatgtatataaattactttatacattaaataataaactcaaattatatcaaaattatattataaatttcacaattaaagatatatataaattgtCCTATTGTcaacattattataatctttataataataaatttatacccttatatttatgtgcatttttaaaaagagaaataaattatataaaacaaaataaaaatatatatgaaataaaagatCATAACCAACTAGATTTTCTATTAAATCTATTGATTcttgaaaaaaaaaatttaaatacatatttcattcagatattatatgattatctatttaatattataaaaaaggaaaacCTTTTCAGTATCACATGTAAACATGTATGTTTGTTATTAAATATCAATCGTTTTGAATCTACTAAATATGATATGTTCTTTTTCTTACACATGGAAAGGGACAAGGATATAATGAGAAAGTTGAGTTTGaaagatataaattatttattatattatcaattgaaaaatgaaataaatatagtaaaaaatgtagacactacaaataatacagaaaatttaaatgacacatataattataataataataataatatttgcaattataataataataatttttattgCATGAAATGGTTATCTTTATTCTTTGGCACTATCATTAATAAATGTACTCATATGAACAACAGTGAGATTAATTTAGAAATGatacaaaatatacatttgttctcacaaatattattacattatGATTATTCTAAGCaatattcaaatatttatgatacATATTTAGAACTAATTTATAATGTctattcatatataaatttaaaagtcaataattttgttcaaaatataaaaaataataattttaatataaatttttttattacacTATCTTTAGCCTTATCtgttataaaaaacaatattaatattaatgataatttCTACGTATTCCTGTTTTACCttataaatgataaaaaaataaaacatatgGATGTTAATCAttggatatatatattatacttcatacatttttgtaattttaAGAGAAACATTTActataaacaaaatatattatataaaaaagacATAATGAAggttatatatatatgtgataaCAATCACGTTGGACATATGAATACATATATCCCATTTGATGataattttatgtattcatatataatggacaaattaaaaaatatatattcttatcATGAAAAAGGTActaatgatatatatattttcaaggatctaaaacaaaattattcttataatattacaaataatCACAAGCATGTGCAAGAAGACAATCTATCAATAGATAAGGAAAATggcaaaaaaaaaatggacATTTATCATACTAAAAAGGCGATAATAATagatgaatataataatatatgcAGTAATACACACAATATATGTAATgacaaaaaattatcaatGATAGAACACaacaaagaaaaaataaatcaacCACATGTAGTACATATGAATATACAACAAcatgataatatatatttgaaagaagaaaatataaaaataatttgtgatcagaaaaaaaataatatagataataatattatcaacaagaattatgataataatattaatgtacataataaaagttattatatgaatatcttagatatattaatattattgaaacacaaaaagaaagataacaacttttataaacatcttctattattatttaataaaaatatatttaaatattataatatacatatattcCATATAGATAAGATACTAGTTACCTTTAGTCAattgaatataaataaaagtcatatatctttaaatatatttaatttgttagaaaatattaaaaataacattattcataataataattatataaaacaagaacattatttttatcattccttatctaatattttattaagTCTCGTGGAATtaaatatgttaaaaattatagatctaaatattttcgaaaaaaatatcttaAACAACTTAAATAACatgaatataaattctCTTCTTGTATTaatacaatattatatattaaaaggaaatacatgttgtaataatataaatataatcataatattattgttaaattatattacaaaaaaatatacatcTCTACATAAGCAACAACCATATGAAGAgataaataagaaaaatgctcaaaatatatatttagaCTGGTATGACATCAAAAATGATAAACattatgatattataaaaacatatctattaaaaaatgatgaagaaaattgtaatgaagaaaaaaataaaagagaTGTATTATACAAACATACcaaaaattataatgaaacaattaaagatataaataaaaaaaatacagATCAATATCAAACAAATAATCTATACGAAGATTTAATAAATccttataattttcattttcataaaattGATCAAGACGACTTTTATGAATACCTTTTGTTACgatttgtttttataaatatatttactcATTCTAATATAATtcaagaaaatataaaatatcatatGAAAGAGTATGAACCACGTATATTAAACAATTTCAATAAAATGATATGGCACTTGAAGAATAATTTTGAAGgtataataaatataaatctatacacagaagaagaaagaaataaaaaaataatggAATATGACAAAAGTGAATATCTACGTATTTCACATTCAAATATACAAAACCAACATATGTTAAACACAAcaaaaaaggaaaatattcataataataaacatattaataatgatagtataaatatatataaagatgTGACAACATATTCTGATTATGATCAAATAAAAgaacattatatatataatgataagcactactataaaaataataataataataataataataatattttgagcaagaagaatttttttttaatattaaattattttctttacatttttaatcataatcttaatatattaatcaaagaaaaaaatttattagaatgtattttattacaaCTTGTACATGtcaaaaaatttaaaaatacttattataattataaatatttatttttatatcgCAAACTTATCCtttcattaatatatgacatggaaaaaaaacaaaaaacaaaaatgaattatCTTCTAAACCCTGAAGTATAtgaagaacaaaaaaaaaagaccTTAGACATACAACAAACTGAATATcataaatgtataaatattataagacattttaattatatatgtgaaaaaaataaaaagaataaaatacaaaagaatattttttataattatttacaaaaatataattttttacatatatataatgatgaaCAATATAAGAACTATAAAATTTTAGATAATGAACatattctatataatttaaattctgatattttgaatatatatataaatgcccctttatttaattatattataccTATAGTTAtacaaacaaaaaataaatctttagcaatacattatatatggaataatgaagaaaacCTAGATACCTACATggttttatataatatcatgAAAACGTTTCTAATAAgttataattatgatattataCTAATCAAAACATCAGATATGAACaatgtaaatatttcaaaCAAGTGTCAAGAAATATCTTCGTaa
- a CDS encoding putative origin recognition complex subunit 2 — translation MMKNFEVNSPKKLIRTIEEETNEEDKEEYLITNLTENNKNMPSVFIRIPRNLNKFLSNEETTIKYNENIKSSNNKMNKEQKLTSFKMDNKYDINSEEKISAMDNIVLDSTYQSDSTHESISFFNKINEQNYTPDNINNENENNNSGSNDDSDDDSDNYSYDHCDYYSDDDNPMDESLLKSFKNKYVDIYESNVANNEYITFIKNHTKNELEHFLQRRKLHHTNEMKVNDIINIDYDKLNEKNIIPYFLTNVFDMEQKKKREKMKLELEKKRKILAEKRKTKNKVEDKGKGKNDTTINEKKKKRNENDKVDTKKSVKNSTKVGNTQKGIKEGKMKTENYNDNDNSYDEYEDEEDDEYDDDNSYESKNKKNKKNKTNSSRNQKIKEDNEESYSDSYNDEFDKEDIDINIYNDPTLYGIEGSSDYSEDMKSDADNNTQEDDTGKEQLTNNNSKTPKKKKGKKNIDEKNSDEEEKLEDIVDASTQRLISYDYYSSLNIKEIVKPNNKIKSLSSYIPIEENLDNLDHIQKLQYLIKNLPYTHIKEKRSLYHYNIKQFIKWKVYLLNNINICLYGIGSKFHLLNLFTNICLNDGNKCIILGFEDEINFEEILVRILEYHYKYKSSKTLKSFDLLYELIQRVNDSNVPLYFIIHNLDNTKLYPYYEYFSFLSQYENIYFVCSIDDVSFELNMNFKNISSINFFYIKCHTWLDYRHEILRQWNKFLPEWVFNKKCEEIDIKKNIETILNALSINHKRLFKIIASIQLENLDKGIYGVEKESLLQDKRIFTVGASSIRINSLLVEFVSHNVITETRLKEGNTFLKINADKEELKRISEEL, via the coding sequence atgatgaaaaaCTTTGAAGTAAATTCTCCTAAGAAGTTGATAAGAACAATAGAAGAGGAAACAAATGAAGAAGACAAAGaagaatatttaattaCGAATTTAACggaaaataataaaaatatgccaagtgtttttataagaatcccaagaaatttaaataaatttttaagTAATGAAGAAACTactataaaatataatgaaaatattaaatcatcaaataataaaatgaataaagAACAAAAATTAACATCCTTTAAAATggataataaatatgatataaattctgaagaaaaaataagtGCCATGGATAATATAGTTTTAGATAGCACATATCAATCAGATTCAACACATGAAAGTATATCTTTCTTTAACAAAATCAATGAACAAAATTATACACCTGacaatattaataatgagaatgaaaataataattctgGTAGTAATGATGATAGCGATGATGATAGTGACAACTATAGCTATGATCATTGTGATTACTATTCTGATGATGATAATCCTATGGATGaatcattattaaaatcttttaaaaataaatatgtagATATATACGAATCCAATGTGGCCAACaatgaatatattacatttattaaaaatcATACTAAAAATGAACTAGAACATTTTTTACAAAGAAGAAAACTTCATCATACAAACGAAATGAAAGTTAAcgatattattaatattgaTTATGATAAgttaaatgaaaaaaatattattccCTATTTCTTAACTAATGTTTTCGATATGgaacagaaaaaaaaaagagaaaaaatgaaattagaattagaaaaaaaaagaaaaatcTTGGCAGAAAAACGTAAAACAAAAAACAAAGTCGAAGATAAGGGTAAAGGTAAAAATGACACAACtattaatgaaaaaaaaaaaaaaagaaatgaaaatgataaggtagatacaaaaaaaagtgTGAAGAATTCCACAAAGGTTGGTAATACACAAAAAGGCATAAAGGAAGGGAAAATGAAAAcagaaaattataatgataatgataattcATACGATGAATATGAAGATGAGGAAGATGATGaatatgatgatgataattcatatgagagtaaaaataaaaaaaacaaaaagaatAAAACAAATAGTAGTAgaaatcaaaaaataaaagaagataACGAAGAATCCTATTCTGATTCCTATAATGATGAATTCGATAAAGAAgatatagatataaatatttataatgatCCAACATTATATGGTATAGAAGGTAGTAGTGATTATTCAGAAGATATGAAAAGTGATGCAGATAATAATACACAAGAAGACGATACAGGAAAAGAACAattaacaaataataattctaaaacacctaaaaaaaaaaaaggaaaaaaaaatatagatgaaaaaaattcagatgaagaagaaaaattagAAGATATTGTAGATGCATCTACTCAAAGATTAATATcttatgattattattctagtctaaatattaaagaaattGTAAAAccaaataataaaataaaatcattATCTTCATATATACCTATTGAAGAAAATTTAGATAATCTAGATCATATACAAAAATTAcaatatttaattaaaaatttacCATATACTcatataaaagaaaaacgatctttatatcattataatattaaacaatttattaaatggaaagtttatttattaaataatattaatatctGCTTATATGGTATCGGATCCaaatttcatttattaaatctttttacaaatatatgtttaaatgatggaaataaatgtataatCTTAGGATTTGAAgatgaaataaattttGAAGAAATATTAGTACGTATATTAGaatatcattataaatataaatcatcCAAAACATTAAAATCttttgatttattatatgaacTTATACAAAGAGTTAATGATTCTAATGTAccattatattttattatacataatCTAGATAATACGAAACTTTATCcatattatgaatatttcTCTTTCCTAAGTCAATATGagaatatttattttgtatgCTCAATTGATGATGTATCTTTTGAATTGAATATgaattttaaaaatatcagttctatcaattttttttatatcaaatGTCACACATGGTTAGATTATAGACATGAAATACTTAGACAATGGAATAAATTCTTGCCTGAATGGGTAttcaataaaaaatgtgAAGAAATTGATATCaagaaaaatatagaaaCTATATTAAATGCCTTAAGTATAAATCATAAAagattatttaaaattattgCATCTATACAATTGGAAAATTTAGATAAAGGAATTTACGGAGTTGAAAAAGAATCCTTATTACAAGATAAGAGAATTTTTACAGTAGGTGCATCAAGTATAAGAATTAATTCCTTATTAGTCGAATTTGTATCGCACAATGTTATAACTGAAACGAGATTAAAGGAGGGAAATACATTTCTCAAAATAAATGCAGATAAGGAAGAACTCAAAAGGATATCTGAGGAGCTATAA